A stretch of the candidate division WOR-3 bacterium genome encodes the following:
- a CDS encoding FmdB family zinc ribbon protein, translated as MPTYEYECNNCKYLFEIFQGINEPKIEKCPKCGGCVRRLISGGAGLIFKGSGFYITDYKKTSLPKEEKKSELKKPEEKPAITHKKDK; from the coding sequence ATGCCCACCTACGAATACGAATGTAATAACTGCAAATACCTGTTTGAAATATTCCAGGGTATTAATGAACCAAAGATTGAAAAATGTCCAAAATGTGGGGGGTGTGTGAGAAGGTTGATATCCGGTGGTGCAGGTTTGATTTTCAAGGGGAGTGGTTTTTATATAACTGATTATAAAAAGACGAGCCTGCCCAAAGAAGAGAAAAAATCTGAATTGAAAAAACCCGAAGAAAAGCCGGCAATAACCCACAAAAAAGATAAATAA
- the rpsM gene encoding 30S ribosomal protein S13 yields the protein MPRIAGVDLPLNKKVEYGLTAIYGIGIPTAQQIVLQCGIDRSKKIKDLTEEEVTKIRKMIESEYKVEGALRADIAANIKRLIDIGCYRGTRHKIGLPVRGQRTRTNARTRKGKRKTVAVSKGVGEKK from the coding sequence ATGCCGAGAATTGCTGGTGTTGATTTGCCTTTGAACAAAAAAGTGGAGTATGGTTTGACGGCGATTTATGGGATTGGTATCCCAACCGCCCAGCAGATTGTTCTGCAATGTGGTATTGATCGTTCAAAAAAGATAAAGGATCTTACTGAAGAAGAAGTTACAAAGATCAGAAAGATGATTGAATCTGAATATAAGGTTGAAGGTGCGCTGAGAGCAGATATTGCAGCAAATATAAAGAGGTTGATTGATATTGGTTGCTATCGTGGAACGAGACATAAGATTGGACTTCCAGTTAGAGGACAGAGGACACGGACGAATGCCCGAACGCGTAAAGGTAAGAGAAAGACTGTTGCAGTTAGTAAAGGTGTAGGAGAGAAGAAATGA
- the rpmJ gene encoding 50S ribosomal protein L36: MKVKSSIKKRCIKCRVIKRKGVVRIICKDPRHKQRQG; the protein is encoded by the coding sequence TTGAAAGTGAAATCATCAATAAAGAAGAGATGCATAAAGTGTCGGGTCATTAAAAGAAAGGGTGTGGTCAGGATTATCTGTAAGGATCCCCGGCACAAACAAAGACAGGGTTAA
- a CDS encoding DNA-directed RNA polymerase subunit alpha has protein sequence MVLKPIVMPKGIEIDKETVSEVFTRFTISPLERGYGVTLGNAMRRVLLSSIQGAAITNIRISNVTQEFSTIPGVYEDVVEIILNLKKIRVKLFGSEPATLVLKVKGKKDYFAEDIEKNPLVLIVNPKQKILSVTDAKVNFTMEMTVESGRGFVPAELLKKADMPVGTIYIDAIFSPVLSVDFDVRNTRVGTKTDYDHLVLEVKTDGTKTPIECVAEAASILRHHFKFFVDIAETQPSMLLDDVTQKMIDEIRNTINKKGLQLYIEPLLTSREQLDAEHRRIREILKRSIDELEISVRTSNCLKNKNIKTIGDLVRKSGKELLTYDNFGRKSLKELEKILHNMGLHLEMDVDRYLKEDV, from the coding sequence ATGGTATTGAAACCAATTGTAATGCCCAAAGGCATTGAAATTGATAAAGAGACAGTATCCGAAGTGTTTACGAGGTTTACAATTTCACCTCTGGAGAGGGGGTATGGTGTAACGCTGGGGAATGCAATGCGTCGTGTGCTTTTGTCTTCAATACAGGGTGCCGCTATTACAAATATCAGGATATCAAATGTTACCCAAGAATTTTCAACCATCCCCGGTGTATATGAAGATGTTGTTGAAATAATCTTGAATCTAAAGAAAATACGGGTAAAATTGTTCGGTAGCGAGCCCGCAACACTTGTTTTAAAGGTAAAAGGAAAGAAAGATTATTTTGCTGAGGATATTGAAAAAAATCCACTTGTTCTGATCGTCAATCCAAAACAGAAAATATTGTCTGTGACCGATGCAAAGGTAAATTTTACAATGGAAATGACAGTTGAGTCAGGCAGAGGATTTGTCCCCGCAGAGTTATTGAAAAAGGCAGATATGCCTGTTGGTACAATTTATATTGATGCGATATTCTCGCCAGTTTTGTCGGTAGATTTTGATGTGCGCAACACAAGGGTTGGTACCAAAACTGACTATGACCATCTCGTTCTTGAGGTAAAGACCGATGGCACAAAGACACCTATTGAATGTGTGGCTGAGGCAGCAAGCATTCTGAGGCATCATTTTAAATTTTTTGTTGATATAGCTGAAACCCAACCTTCTATGCTACTTGATGATGTAACCCAGAAGATGATTGATGAGATAAGGAATACGATTAACAAGAAGGGACTTCAGTTATATATTGAGCCCCTTTTAACATCCCGTGAACAGCTTGATGCAGAACATAGAAGGATCAGGGAAATTTTGAAAAGGAGTATCGACGAACTTGAAATTTCAGTCAGGACATCAAATTGTCTTAAGAATAAGAATATAAAAACGATTGGGGACCTTGTGCGTAAGAGTGGCAAAGAGCTGCTTACCTATGATAATTTCGGTAGAAAATCTCTCAAAGAATTGGAAAAGATACTTCACAATATGGGTTTACACCTTGAGATGGATGTTGATAGGTATTTGAAAGAAGATGTATAG
- the rplF gene encoding 50S ribosomal protein L6 yields MAKLRTKPIVIPDKVQIEVNGQEVKVKGPLGELKMIASAHVQLELKDKSIRVIAKDESKFTQGIQGTTRTLILNMIKGVTEGYSKTLIIQGTGYRAQPTSGGIQLFLGFTKPVTVQLPPEIKFEMQTVKSADKGELTHITLKSIDKQLLGDFAAKIKRIRPPDPYKHKGIRYADEVLRKKVGKRAVGQTA; encoded by the coding sequence ATGGCTAAACTCAGAACCAAACCAATTGTAATTCCTGATAAGGTACAGATAGAAGTAAATGGGCAGGAAGTAAAGGTAAAGGGACCGCTTGGTGAACTGAAGATGATTGCCTCAGCTCATGTTCAACTTGAATTGAAGGACAAATCAATAAGGGTTATAGCGAAAGATGAATCAAAATTTACCCAGGGTATACAGGGAACAACGCGGACCCTAATTCTTAATATGATAAAAGGTGTGACTGAGGGTTATTCAAAGACGCTTATTATTCAAGGAACGGGATATCGTGCTCAACCAACGAGCGGAGGCATCCAGCTATTTTTGGGTTTTACAAAACCTGTAACTGTTCAACTTCCACCAGAGATAAAGTTTGAGATGCAAACGGTTAAGAGTGCAGACAAAGGAGAACTAACCCATATTACATTGAAGAGTATTGATAAACAATTACTTGGTGATTTTGCCGCAAAGATAAAAAGAATCCGCCCACCAGATCCCTATAAACATAAAGGGATAAGATACGCAGATGAAGTATTGCGCAAGAAGGTGGGCAAACGAGCAGTTGGTCAGACTGCATAG
- the rplR gene encoding 50S ribosomal protein L18 → MKLTSRLRRHKRIRKKIVGSQNRPRLCVFRSNRHIYAQIIDDTRGIVLCGVSSEVGEFKGKKKTEIALEIGKKIGEIAKSKGIELVCFDRGGYKYHGRVRALAEGARQAGLKF, encoded by the coding sequence ATGAAATTAACAAGCAGGTTAAGAAGGCATAAGAGAATAAGAAAAAAGATCGTAGGTTCTCAAAACAGGCCGAGGCTTTGCGTTTTCAGGAGCAATAGGCATATATACGCCCAGATAATTGATGATACAAGGGGTATTGTTTTATGTGGGGTGTCATCTGAAGTTGGAGAATTTAAGGGCAAGAAAAAAACAGAGATTGCCCTTGAAATAGGTAAAAAGATAGGTGAGATTGCAAAGTCAAAGGGGATAGAGCTCGTCTGTTTTGACCGTGGAGGTTACAAATATCACGGTCGGGTCAGGGCACTTGCTGAAGGCGCAAGGCAGGCTGGATTAAAGTTTTAG
- the rpsH gene encoding 30S ribosomal protein S8: MVDPIADMFSIIRNGCRANKTEVIVPYSKLHVELLRILLEEGFINNFTVDSERKPRKITVMLKYSKEGESVIRDIQRVSRCSRRVYVSKDEIPTVLNGLGIAILTTSKGVMTDREARRKKIGGEVIGYVY, from the coding sequence GTGGTTGATCCAATTGCTGATATGTTTTCTATTATCAGGAATGGCTGTCGTGCCAATAAGACAGAAGTTATTGTGCCGTATTCAAAATTGCATGTGGAGCTCTTGCGGATATTGCTTGAAGAAGGGTTTATAAATAACTTTACGGTTGATTCGGAACGGAAACCGCGCAAGATAACGGTAATGTTGAAGTATTCAAAAGAAGGTGAATCTGTGATCCGTGACATCCAGAGGGTATCCCGTTGCTCACGACGGGTATATGTTTCAAAAGATGAGATTCCCACGGTTTTAAACGGATTGGGTATTGCGATTTTGACCACTTCAAAGGGCGTGATGACTGACCGTGAGGCGAGACGCAAAAAAATCGGTGGTGAAGTCATAGGCTATGTTTATTAA
- the rpsE gene encoding 30S ribosomal protein S5, whose product MQENNVELIERLVELKRVSKVIKGGKRLKLYACVVVGDGAGKVGIGHAKSAEVAPAIKKATEIAKKNMVKIDVVEGTILHPVSGKFSASKVILKPALPGSGIIASNAVRAVCQAAGIRDILSKAIGSRNSTNLAMATIKALKSIRSLQTVAELRNKPVDYFLRKRYEKDKSDIEKESN is encoded by the coding sequence ATGCAGGAAAATAATGTTGAACTAATTGAAAGGCTCGTTGAATTAAAGAGAGTATCAAAGGTGATAAAGGGTGGTAAGCGGTTGAAACTTTATGCCTGTGTTGTTGTGGGGGATGGCGCAGGGAAGGTTGGTATCGGACATGCTAAATCAGCAGAAGTGGCACCGGCAATAAAGAAAGCAACAGAGATAGCAAAGAAGAATATGGTTAAAATTGATGTTGTTGAAGGAACAATTCTGCACCCGGTTTCGGGTAAATTTTCGGCAAGTAAGGTGATATTAAAACCAGCCCTACCGGGTAGTGGTATTATCGCTTCAAATGCGGTAAGGGCTGTTTGTCAGGCCGCAGGGATAAGGGATATTCTTTCCAAGGCAATTGGTTCAAGGAATTCGACTAATCTTGCAATGGCAACAATAAAGGCACTCAAATCCATTAGATCGCTTCAGACGGTTGCTGAATTAAGAAATAAACCAGTTGATTATTTTTTAAGGAAGAGATATGAAAAAGATAAAAGTGATATTGAAAAAGAGTCCAATTGA
- the rpsK gene encoding 30S ribosomal protein S11 — protein sequence MKKKPVRKKKTQKAELTGIANIFASFNNTIVTICDNQGNTLCWSSAGRVGFKGTKKGTAYAAQQCATAVAKDALAMGIKKIEVRIKGPGPGREAAVRTLQTVGLTITAIKDVTPLPHNGCRPPRRRRV from the coding sequence ATGAAAAAGAAACCAGTTAGGAAAAAGAAGACGCAAAAGGCAGAGTTAACTGGTATTGCTAATATCTTTGCCAGTTTCAATAATACAATTGTTACGATTTGTGATAATCAAGGTAATACTTTATGCTGGTCGAGTGCCGGAAGGGTTGGTTTTAAAGGAACTAAAAAGGGTACTGCCTACGCCGCACAGCAATGTGCTACTGCAGTCGCAAAGGATGCACTGGCAATGGGCATAAAAAAGATTGAAGTACGAATCAAAGGTCCGGGACCGGGTCGTGAGGCAGCGGTGAGAACTTTACAGACAGTTGGTCTGACGATAACGGCAATCAAGGATGTGACACCGTTACCTCATAATGGCTGCCGTCCACCAAGAAGAAGGAGGGTATAA
- the rplO gene encoding 50S ribosomal protein L15, which yields MKLSEIRPKIGTTHKKKRRGCGPGSGHGKTSCRGHKGHKARSGYRVKMGFEGGQMPLTRRIPKRGFKNYTKKEFEIINLYQLAKFAPNTEITPEFLKSKGLIKGDLKLKILSQGNVDKPLFVKAHAISKKAEEKIISAGGKVELVL from the coding sequence ATGAAACTCAGTGAAATCAGGCCCAAAATTGGGACTACCCACAAAAAGAAACGAAGAGGATGCGGTCCTGGTTCAGGCCATGGAAAGACTTCTTGCAGGGGGCATAAAGGTCATAAAGCGCGTTCAGGGTATCGGGTGAAGATGGGATTTGAAGGCGGCCAGATGCCGTTGACGAGAAGAATCCCCAAGCGTGGTTTTAAAAATTATACAAAGAAGGAATTTGAAATTATAAATCTATACCAATTAGCCAAATTTGCACCCAATACTGAAATTACACCAGAATTTTTGAAAAGTAAGGGTCTAATAAAAGGTGATTTGAAATTAAAAATCCTGAGTCAGGGGAATGTTGATAAACCTTTATTTGTGAAGGCACACGCAATTTCTAAGAAGGCAGAAGAAAAGATTATTTCCGCTGGTGGTAAGGTGGAGTTGGTTCTATGA
- the rpsD gene encoding 30S ribosomal protein S4 — translation MARYIGAKCKICRREGEKLFLRGSRCYTDKCSFTRRGYPPGQHGKAGRRKLTSYATQLREKQKVKSIYGILEAQFRRFFQEAVRMPGATGENLLILLERRLDNVIYQLGFASSRTQARQLVKHGHILIDGKKVDIPSYLVKPNQVISLSEQMRKNPFVKRALEERDPEKITGWLKLNKENMTGTILRLPKREDITIPLQENLIVELYSK, via the coding sequence GTGGCAAGATATATTGGGGCGAAATGCAAGATTTGCAGACGTGAAGGTGAAAAGTTGTTTTTGAGAGGAAGCAGATGTTATACTGATAAATGTTCATTTACCAGAAGAGGGTATCCACCTGGACAACATGGAAAGGCAGGAAGAAGGAAATTGACATCTTATGCTACACAATTAAGGGAAAAACAAAAAGTAAAGTCTATTTATGGGATACTGGAGGCACAATTCAGAAGATTTTTCCAGGAGGCGGTAAGGATGCCTGGTGCTACCGGTGAAAATCTTCTGATACTTCTTGAAAGAAGGCTTGACAATGTTATATATCAACTTGGTTTTGCTTCATCAAGAACTCAGGCAAGACAACTTGTTAAACATGGTCATATTTTGATTGATGGTAAAAAAGTTGATATTCCAAGTTATCTTGTAAAACCAAATCAGGTGATTTCCCTGAGTGAACAAATGCGAAAAAATCCATTTGTTAAAAGGGCATTGGAAGAAAGGGATCCTGAGAAAATAACGGGCTGGCTAAAACTTAACAAGGAAAATATGACCGGTACGATCCTCAGATTACCAAAAAGAGAAGATATCACAATACCTTTACAGGAAAATCTAATAGTTGAGTTATATTCTAAATAA
- the infA gene encoding translation initiation factor IF-1, producing the protein MARKDLIQTEGTIIETLPNAMFRVELDNGHKVLAHVSGKMRMSYIKILPGDRVLLELSPYDLSRGRIVWRYK; encoded by the coding sequence ATGGCAAGAAAGGATTTGATACAGACCGAGGGAACGATAATTGAGACATTACCGAATGCAATGTTTCGTGTTGAACTTGATAACGGACATAAAGTTCTGGCGCATGTTTCTGGAAAGATGAGAATGAGCTACATAAAGATTCTTCCAGGGGATAGGGTTTTGCTTGAATTGTCACCCTATGACCTATCAAGGGGTAGGATTGTCTGGCGCTATAAATAA
- a CDS encoding adenylate kinase, whose amino-acid sequence MIFLFGPPGVGKGTQADLLVERYNFKKFSMGDVLREEVAIGSPIGKKVEEYMKNGVLAPDDIVFEIVEDFVIENLNDRILFDGFPRNLNQAIELEKLLARHNRKIALAIELQVSKEELIKRILGRLYCPKCGAVYNEVTNPPKIPGTCNECGTHLEKRKDDNLEVINNRLKVYEDLTRPLSDYYKSLGVLVSIDASGTKEDVYKRISQVLDGYIK is encoded by the coding sequence ATGATATTTCTCTTTGGACCTCCAGGGGTTGGTAAAGGAACCCAGGCAGACCTTCTTGTTGAAAGATACAACTTTAAAAAATTCTCCATGGGTGATGTTTTGAGAGAAGAGGTTGCAATTGGTAGTCCCATAGGAAAGAAGGTTGAAGAGTATATGAAGAATGGAGTTCTTGCCCCTGATGATATCGTTTTTGAGATCGTAGAAGATTTTGTGATTGAAAATCTAAACGATAGAATATTATTTGATGGATTTCCAAGAAATCTAAATCAGGCAATTGAGTTAGAGAAACTGCTTGCCCGCCATAACAGAAAAATCGCACTTGCGATTGAACTCCAGGTATCAAAAGAAGAACTGATAAAGAGAATTCTTGGTCGTCTATATTGTCCTAAATGTGGTGCTGTTTATAACGAAGTTACAAATCCACCGAAGATTCCCGGGACTTGCAATGAATGTGGTACCCATCTTGAAAAAAGAAAAGACGATAATCTTGAAGTCATCAATAACCGACTTAAGGTCTATGAAGATTTAACCCGTCCACTCAGTGACTACTACAAATCTCTTGGTGTCCTTGTATCTATTGATGCGTCAGGGACCAAAGAGGATGTTTACAAAAGAATATCTCAGGTTCTTGATGGCTATATTAAATGA
- the secY gene encoding preprotein translocase subunit SecY, whose product MISTFQNIFKVPDLKKKLLFTLVAVIIYRLGAHIPLPGINAQALGLLMQQLKQQGSLFGMYDIFVGGALSRAAILFLGVMPYISASIIFQLLGSVFPQIEKMQRDQAGRRKITQYTRYLTVGLAAFQAFGIAAYLEMQKFNTATGVVPIVYEPGWVFRLSSVLTLTCGAIFAMWIGEQITEKGIGNGISFLIFIGCLEEYPIYFLRTAQLVATQGLSIFNLLIVIVIMILIVAAVIVMTQATRRIPVQYPKRVIGRRMYGGQSTFLPLRVNTAGVIPIIFAQSLVVFPSTVAAYVPNLKYLAEMFRPGHWAYDIIFFILIVFFTYFYTSIVFNPTELAENMKRYGGFIPGIRPGQKTADYVDGVLSRVTLPGALFLGFIALVPWYLINYLKVPFYFGGTTLLIIVGVALDTVQQIESQLLMYHYEGFMKKGRIKGRR is encoded by the coding sequence ATGATTTCCACATTTCAGAATATTTTCAAGGTTCCCGATTTAAAGAAAAAACTTCTTTTCACCCTTGTAGCAGTAATCATATACAGGCTTGGTGCACATATACCACTTCCGGGTATAAATGCACAGGCGCTCGGTTTATTGATGCAACAATTAAAACAACAGGGTTCATTATTTGGAATGTATGATATCTTTGTGGGTGGTGCTTTGTCAAGGGCTGCAATACTTTTTTTGGGCGTTATGCCTTATATTTCAGCATCCATTATATTCCAGTTGCTCGGTTCGGTATTTCCGCAGATTGAAAAAATGCAAAGGGATCAGGCAGGCCGAAGAAAGATAACCCAATATACGAGATACCTGACAGTAGGACTTGCAGCATTTCAGGCATTCGGCATCGCCGCTTATCTCGAGATGCAGAAATTCAACACTGCTACCGGTGTGGTGCCAATTGTTTATGAACCGGGCTGGGTCTTTCGGCTTTCTTCGGTATTGACCCTGACCTGTGGTGCAATATTCGCAATGTGGATTGGCGAACAAATCACAGAAAAGGGGATAGGTAATGGAATTTCATTTTTGATATTTATTGGTTGTCTTGAAGAATATCCAATTTACTTTTTAAGAACCGCTCAGCTCGTGGCAACCCAGGGACTTTCTATCTTTAATCTTCTTATTGTTATTGTAATAATGATTTTGATAGTTGCCGCAGTGATTGTTATGACCCAGGCAACGAGGCGCATTCCGGTGCAATATCCAAAAAGGGTTATTGGAAGAAGGATGTACGGTGGGCAATCAACATTTTTACCATTGCGGGTGAACACTGCCGGTGTTATTCCTATCATTTTTGCCCAGTCGCTTGTAGTATTTCCAAGTACAGTGGCAGCGTATGTTCCGAATTTAAAATATTTAGCCGAAATGTTCAGACCGGGTCATTGGGCATATGATATTATATTTTTTATCTTGATCGTATTTTTTACTTATTTTTATACATCAATAGTATTCAATCCGACAGAACTCGCTGAGAATATGAAACGGTATGGCGGTTTTATTCCGGGTATAAGGCCCGGGCAGAAGACCGCTGATTATGTGGATGGGGTTCTGTCACGGGTTACATTGCCGGGGGCTCTATTCCTTGGTTTCATTGCCCTTGTTCCTTGGTATTTGATAAACTATCTCAAGGTCCCTTTTTATTTTGGCGGAACAACGCTGCTGATTATTGTTGGTGTGGCCCTTGATACGGTCCAGCAGATTGAATCCCAACTGCTGATGTATCATTATGAAGGTTTTATGAAAAAGGGAAGGATAAAGGGACGTCGTTGA
- the map gene encoding type I methionyl aminopeptidase — MFTKEYLRFLMAILNEEGIRNVILAGEIINKIFRRIEKMDLRGMKTKELDDLIHNLIIEHNGYPAFLNYRGFPRSSCISLNDEVVHGIPDDRVIKDGDLVKIDIGVVYGGYIADAARTYVSGTVSEDVLKFVKLTKEALKKGIEKAKPGNHVSDISQAIQELVEDNGYSVVRELTGHGVGKTLHEEPMIPNFVSSGPDPELIPGMALAIEPMTNMGRYEVKTLTNGWTVSTRDGSLSCHFEDTIIILKKGSLNATRVVEN, encoded by the coding sequence ATGTTTACAAAAGAATATCTCAGGTTCTTGATGGCTATATTAAATGAAGAAGGGATAAGAAATGTTATTCTTGCGGGAGAGATCATCAACAAAATCTTTAGGAGAATTGAAAAGATGGATTTAAGGGGTATGAAGACGAAAGAATTAGATGATTTGATACACAATTTAATAATTGAACATAATGGATATCCTGCCTTTTTAAATTATCGTGGATTTCCCAGGAGTTCCTGTATATCTTTGAATGATGAGGTTGTCCATGGCATCCCTGATGATAGGGTGATTAAAGATGGTGACCTGGTGAAGATTGATATTGGGGTAGTTTACGGTGGATATATCGCGGATGCGGCAAGGACATATGTATCAGGAACGGTTTCAGAAGATGTTTTAAAATTTGTTAAATTGACCAAAGAGGCATTGAAAAAAGGTATTGAAAAGGCAAAACCGGGTAATCATGTCTCAGATATATCACAGGCGATACAGGAACTTGTTGAAGATAATGGATACAGCGTGGTGAGGGAACTTACTGGACATGGTGTTGGCAAGACGCTACATGAAGAGCCGATGATACCGAATTTTGTTTCCAGTGGACCGGATCCGGAACTTATTCCGGGTATGGCACTGGCGATTGAGCCGATGACAAATATGGGCAGATATGAAGTAAAGACTTTAACTAATGGCTGGACTGTGTCAACAAGGGATGGTTCGTTATCGTGCCATTTTGAGGATACAATAATAATCTTAAAAAAAGGTAGTTTAAATGCAACGAGGGTAGTGGAGAACTGA
- the rpmD gene encoding 50S ribosomal protein L30 — MKKIKVILKKSPIDKVKKHKLTLKALGLRRIGQSRILPDNKAVRGMIEKISYMVEVEENVQ, encoded by the coding sequence ATGAAAAAGATAAAAGTGATATTGAAAAAGAGTCCAATTGATAAGGTAAAAAAACATAAACTGACCCTCAAAGCACTTGGATTGAGAAGAATTGGACAATCAAGAATTTTGCCCGACAACAAGGCTGTGAGGGGGATGATTGAGAAAATTTCATATATGGTTGAAGTAGAGGAGAATGTCCAATGA
- a CDS encoding DUF2905 domain-containing protein — protein MFSIGKFLIILGIIFIVMGFLFLISQKVSIFRLPGDIVIKKDNFIFYFPIVSSIVLSIVLTIILNLIFRK, from the coding sequence ATGTTTAGTATCGGAAAGTTTCTTATAATATTAGGCATTATTTTTATTGTTATGGGTTTTTTATTTTTAATTTCTCAAAAGGTTTCCATTTTCAGATTGCCTGGAGATATTGTCATAAAAAAAGACAATTTTATTTTCTATTTTCCGATTGTATCAAGCATTGTTTTATCAATAGTTTTAACCATAATTCTCAACCTGATTTTTCGGAAATAG